From one Anopheles cruzii chromosome 3, idAnoCruzAS_RS32_06, whole genome shotgun sequence genomic stretch:
- the LOC128271325 gene encoding GATOR complex protein Wdr59 isoform X2, whose protein sequence is MSSFSESRAGASLGGLVGVGGATGSEPLCLQRKSAWVREYRDLQANVMSVDWSGKWILLAGRRLLALQSLRDYEATDGSGVRSCDESIEACGLRIFPRLSKYEVTAAEWAICQNSQEYCAIATCQQIEVVTWRSGEPTLKHSLRAHTRMITDIDWHSKGPPLLASCSIDTFTHLWDLRDAKKPVLSLSAVCMSGASQVGFNRVSGNLVATAHDGDLRIWDQRKGSCPVQYITAHLSRIHGINWSHDHETSLSTASQDGTVKYFDINNPRRAEKIITTSCPVWRARYTPFADGLVTTSVPQQGRGDNSLLMWNNSKQDAPICALVGHTDVVLDFAWGRKEIYDPELITWSRDQTIRIWRIDEEVRKLCERYPATDDDDGLVIEEASNTVPALAGSASAGKQLAGPKSPLREKQPSVSLQHEFSLLNPNIPHIDIEVLDPTKRTATVRISVNGYVIMLQVNFPSLYPNNGIMPEFHYCQGTSLDDALSVALMKVLRTTASQRVKKGRTCLEQCLRALVTHLKKSSASNGDRHLRMQSPRLEGALSSVLHDACVPFPKTSGVRFCQVGMLVTFARPLHTKRITLKQQQNTTPRALSALSGGYLGNVMGSQPILYAHRDPSTSSFYLPDRKSSRHRGTSAKANVAAVHVYDVSKILYVSRELAESYVISTTNVAEMCRQNRAAAERCGRIDLVQCWSLAEMIAQPGTDFEPDDDMLCAQNPFAKSLLESLILHFARIHDIQTAAMLCCAFGRHCPSALELSMSSSSSSKSINQSPSGSPYHTILPVDTSSSSSVNQGWMLAQQLKHLRSNSWSDSLDDFRLLGANGATGGSSSSAQFGDINRGLLGDSNRYLYDNFRRSYAEMLYRWGLLVPRAKVLKFLSSYVDTPRCVEFVTECLHCCRVGAPACATCKKPVLYCSLCRLPVRGAANACLQCGHGGHTAHMRIWFERYDVCATGCGCQCLSISSKLCNL, encoded by the exons ATGTCATCATTTAGCGAATCTCGTGCCGGGGCCAGTTTGGGTGGCTTAGTTGGGGTGGGCGGTGCCACGGGCAGCGAACCGCTATGTTTGCAGCGCAAAAGTGCCTGGGTTCGCGAGTACCGAGATCTTCAAGCCAATGTTATGTCCGTCGATTGGTCGGGCAAATGGATCTTGCTGGCCGGACGGCGTCTGCTGGCGCTACAATCCCTGCGTGATTACGAAGCAACCGACGGCAGCGGTGTGCGATCGTGCGATGAATCGATCGAAGCGTGCGGACTGCGCATTTTTCCGCGCCTATCGAAGTACGAAGTGACCGCGGCCGAGTGGGCCATTTGCCAGAACAGCCAGGAGTACTGTGCGATTGCGACCTGCCAGCAGATCGAGGTCGTCACGTGGCGCTCCGGTGAACCAACCCTGAAGCACTCGCTTCGAGCGCACACCCGAATGATTACGGACATTGACTGGCACTCGAAGGGGCCTCCCCTACTTGCCAGCTGCTCGATCGACACGTTCACGCATCTGTGGGACCTGCGGGATGCAAAGAAGCCTGTACTGTCGTTGAGTGCCGTCTGTATGTCCGGGGCCAGTCAGGTGGGCTTTAATCGGGTCTCGGGGAACTTGGTAGCCACCGCGCACGATGGCGACCTGCGCATCTGGGACCAACGCAAGGGCTCCTGTCCGGTGCAATACATAACGGCGCATCTTTCGCGGATACACGGCATCAACTGGAGTCACGATCACGAGACGAGTCTGTCGACCGCCAGCCAAGACGGTACAGTGAAGTACTTCGACATCAATAATCCGCGTCGGGCGGAAAAAATCATCACCACCTCGTGCCcggtgtggcgcgcgcgctacaCACCGTTCGCCGACGGGCTCGTCACGACAAGCGTTCCGCAGCAGGGTCGCGGCGATAACAGCCTTCTCATGTGGAACAACTCGAAACAGGACGCACCGATCTGCGCACTAGTCGGGCACACGGACGTGGTGCTCGATTTCGCCTGGGGCCGTAAGGAAATCTATGATCCTGAGTTGATCACCTGGTCGCGCGATCAAACAATACGCATCTGGCGCATTGATGAGGAAGTACGCAAACTGTGCGAACGTTACCCTGCaacggacgacgatgatgggcTAGTGATCGAGGAAGCAAGTAACACCGTACCCGCATTGGCAGGAAGTGCTAGTGCCGGAAAGCAACTGGCCGGTCCCAAATCTCCGCTGCGAGAGAAGCAACCGTCGGTTTCGCTGCAGCATGAGTTCTCGCTCCTTAACCCCAACATCCCACACATCGACATCGAGGTGCTGGATCCGACTAAGCGCACCGCTACCGTGCGCATCTCCGTCAACGGTTACGTGATCATGCTTCAGGTGAACTTTCCCTCGCTCTACCCAAACAATGGGATTATGCCGGAGTTTCACTACTGCCAGGGCACGTCGCTCGACGACGCGCTATCCGTGGCACTGATGAAAGTGCTCCGTACGACGGCCAGCCAACGGGTAAAGAAAGGTCGCACTTGTCTTGAGCAGTGCCTGCGTGCGCTGGTGACGCATCTAAAGAAGTCATCCGCAAGCAACGGGGACCGCCACCTGCGAATGCAATCACCTAGACTGGAGGGAGCGCTTAGCAGTGTCCTACATGATGCCTGCGTGCCCTTCCCAAAAACGTCCGGCGTACGGTTCTGTCAGGTGGGAATGCTGGTGACATTTGCGCGGCCACTTCACACGAAGCGAATCACCctaaagcaacaacaaaatacTACACCCAGAGCATTGTCGGCACTGAGTGGTGGTTACCTTGGCAACGTGATGGGATCGCAACCGATACTTTACGCACATCGCGATCCCAGCACGTCCTCGTTTTACCTTCCGGACCGG AAATCGTCTCGGCATCGCGGTACATCGGCAAAAGCGAATGTGGCGGCCGTGCACGTGTACGACGTATCGAAAATACTATACGTGAGCCGTGAGCTGGCCGAAAGCTACGTCATCTCGACGACGAACGTGGCTGAGATGTGTCGGCAAAATCGGGCCGCTGCGGAACGATGCGGTCGTATCGATCTGGTGCAGTGCTGGTCGCTGGCGGAAATGATCGCACAACCGGGAACAGACTTCGAGCCGGACGACGATATGCTGTGCGCCCAGAATCCATTCGCCAAGAGCCTGCTCGAATCGCT CATTCTTCATTTTGCGCGCATCCACGACATTCAGACGGCGGCCATGCTTTGCTGTGCCTTTGGGCGCCACTGCCCTTCAGCGCTCGAGCTTTCTATGAGCTCGAGTTCAAGCAGcaaatcgatcaatcaaagC CCAAGTGGATCCCCTTATCACACGATTTTGCCAGTGGATACATCGTCGTCTTCCTCCGTCAATCAGGGCTGGATGTTGGCCCAACAGCTAAAGCACTTGCGCAGCAACTCGTGGTCCGATTCGTTGGACGATTTTAGACTGCTAGGTGCGAACGGTGCCACGGGAGGCAGCTCATCGAGTGCCCAGTTTGGAGATATCAATCGTGGCCTCCTCGGGGACAGCAATCGTTACCTGTACGATAACTTTCGGCGCAGCTACGCAGAAATGCTCTACCGTTGGGGACTTCTCGTTCCCCGTGCTAAGGTGCTCAAGTTCCTGTCGAGCTACGTGGACACCCCGCGATGCGTGGAGTTTGTGACGGAGTGCTTGCACTGCTGTCGCGTTGGTGCACCGGCATGTGCCACTTGCAAGAAACCCGTACTATACTGCAGTCTGTGTCGGTTGCCAGTGCGCGGAGCTGCCAACGCCTGCCTGCAGTGTGGCCACGGTGGACACACCGCTCACATGCGGATTTGGTTCGAGCGGTACGATGTGTGCGCCACCGGATGCGGTTGCCAGTGCTTAAGCATCAGTTCCAAACTGTGCAATCTGTAG
- the LOC128271325 gene encoding GATOR complex protein Wdr59 isoform X1, with product MSSFSESRAGASLGGLVGVGGATGSEPLCLQRKSAWVREYRDLQANVMSVDWSGKWILLAGRRLLALQSLRDYEATDGSGVRSCDESIEACGLRIFPRLSKYEVTAAEWAICQNSQEYCAIATCQQIEVVTWRSGEPTLKHSLRAHTRMITDIDWHSKGPPLLASCSIDTFTHLWDLRDAKKPVLSLSAVCMSGASQVGFNRVSGNLVATAHDGDLRIWDQRKGSCPVQYITAHLSRIHGINWSHDHETSLSTASQDGTVKYFDINNPRRAEKIITTSCPVWRARYTPFADGLVTTSVPQQGRGDNSLLMWNNSKQDAPICALVGHTDVVLDFAWGRKEIYDPELITWSRDQTIRIWRIDEEVRKLCERYPATDDDDGLVIEEASNTVPALAGSASAGKQLAGPKSPLREKQPSVSLQHEFSLLNPNIPHIDIEVLDPTKRTATVRISVNGYVIMLQVNFPSLYPNNGIMPEFHYCQGTSLDDALSVALMKVLRTTASQRVKKGRTCLEQCLRALVTHLKKSSASNGDRHLRMQSPRLEGALSSVLHDACVPFPKTSGVRFCQVGMLVTFARPLHTKRITLKQQQNTTPRALSALSGGYLGNVMGSQPILYAHRDPSTSSFYLPDRKSSRHRGTSAKANVAAVHVYDVSKILYVSRELAESYVISTTNVAEMCRQNRAAAERCGRIDLVQCWSLAEMIAQPGTDFEPDDDMLCAQNPFAKSLLESLILHFARIHDIQTAAMLCCAFGRHCPSALELSMSSSSSSKSINQSHLLSGHRKIKPSGSPYHTILPVDTSSSSSVNQGWMLAQQLKHLRSNSWSDSLDDFRLLGANGATGGSSSSAQFGDINRGLLGDSNRYLYDNFRRSYAEMLYRWGLLVPRAKVLKFLSSYVDTPRCVEFVTECLHCCRVGAPACATCKKPVLYCSLCRLPVRGAANACLQCGHGGHTAHMRIWFERYDVCATGCGCQCLSISSKLCNL from the exons ATGTCATCATTTAGCGAATCTCGTGCCGGGGCCAGTTTGGGTGGCTTAGTTGGGGTGGGCGGTGCCACGGGCAGCGAACCGCTATGTTTGCAGCGCAAAAGTGCCTGGGTTCGCGAGTACCGAGATCTTCAAGCCAATGTTATGTCCGTCGATTGGTCGGGCAAATGGATCTTGCTGGCCGGACGGCGTCTGCTGGCGCTACAATCCCTGCGTGATTACGAAGCAACCGACGGCAGCGGTGTGCGATCGTGCGATGAATCGATCGAAGCGTGCGGACTGCGCATTTTTCCGCGCCTATCGAAGTACGAAGTGACCGCGGCCGAGTGGGCCATTTGCCAGAACAGCCAGGAGTACTGTGCGATTGCGACCTGCCAGCAGATCGAGGTCGTCACGTGGCGCTCCGGTGAACCAACCCTGAAGCACTCGCTTCGAGCGCACACCCGAATGATTACGGACATTGACTGGCACTCGAAGGGGCCTCCCCTACTTGCCAGCTGCTCGATCGACACGTTCACGCATCTGTGGGACCTGCGGGATGCAAAGAAGCCTGTACTGTCGTTGAGTGCCGTCTGTATGTCCGGGGCCAGTCAGGTGGGCTTTAATCGGGTCTCGGGGAACTTGGTAGCCACCGCGCACGATGGCGACCTGCGCATCTGGGACCAACGCAAGGGCTCCTGTCCGGTGCAATACATAACGGCGCATCTTTCGCGGATACACGGCATCAACTGGAGTCACGATCACGAGACGAGTCTGTCGACCGCCAGCCAAGACGGTACAGTGAAGTACTTCGACATCAATAATCCGCGTCGGGCGGAAAAAATCATCACCACCTCGTGCCcggtgtggcgcgcgcgctacaCACCGTTCGCCGACGGGCTCGTCACGACAAGCGTTCCGCAGCAGGGTCGCGGCGATAACAGCCTTCTCATGTGGAACAACTCGAAACAGGACGCACCGATCTGCGCACTAGTCGGGCACACGGACGTGGTGCTCGATTTCGCCTGGGGCCGTAAGGAAATCTATGATCCTGAGTTGATCACCTGGTCGCGCGATCAAACAATACGCATCTGGCGCATTGATGAGGAAGTACGCAAACTGTGCGAACGTTACCCTGCaacggacgacgatgatgggcTAGTGATCGAGGAAGCAAGTAACACCGTACCCGCATTGGCAGGAAGTGCTAGTGCCGGAAAGCAACTGGCCGGTCCCAAATCTCCGCTGCGAGAGAAGCAACCGTCGGTTTCGCTGCAGCATGAGTTCTCGCTCCTTAACCCCAACATCCCACACATCGACATCGAGGTGCTGGATCCGACTAAGCGCACCGCTACCGTGCGCATCTCCGTCAACGGTTACGTGATCATGCTTCAGGTGAACTTTCCCTCGCTCTACCCAAACAATGGGATTATGCCGGAGTTTCACTACTGCCAGGGCACGTCGCTCGACGACGCGCTATCCGTGGCACTGATGAAAGTGCTCCGTACGACGGCCAGCCAACGGGTAAAGAAAGGTCGCACTTGTCTTGAGCAGTGCCTGCGTGCGCTGGTGACGCATCTAAAGAAGTCATCCGCAAGCAACGGGGACCGCCACCTGCGAATGCAATCACCTAGACTGGAGGGAGCGCTTAGCAGTGTCCTACATGATGCCTGCGTGCCCTTCCCAAAAACGTCCGGCGTACGGTTCTGTCAGGTGGGAATGCTGGTGACATTTGCGCGGCCACTTCACACGAAGCGAATCACCctaaagcaacaacaaaatacTACACCCAGAGCATTGTCGGCACTGAGTGGTGGTTACCTTGGCAACGTGATGGGATCGCAACCGATACTTTACGCACATCGCGATCCCAGCACGTCCTCGTTTTACCTTCCGGACCGG AAATCGTCTCGGCATCGCGGTACATCGGCAAAAGCGAATGTGGCGGCCGTGCACGTGTACGACGTATCGAAAATACTATACGTGAGCCGTGAGCTGGCCGAAAGCTACGTCATCTCGACGACGAACGTGGCTGAGATGTGTCGGCAAAATCGGGCCGCTGCGGAACGATGCGGTCGTATCGATCTGGTGCAGTGCTGGTCGCTGGCGGAAATGATCGCACAACCGGGAACAGACTTCGAGCCGGACGACGATATGCTGTGCGCCCAGAATCCATTCGCCAAGAGCCTGCTCGAATCGCT CATTCTTCATTTTGCGCGCATCCACGACATTCAGACGGCGGCCATGCTTTGCTGTGCCTTTGGGCGCCACTGCCCTTCAGCGCTCGAGCTTTCTATGAGCTCGAGTTCAAGCAGcaaatcgatcaatcaaagC CACTTACTTAGCGGTCATCGAAAGATAAAG CCAAGTGGATCCCCTTATCACACGATTTTGCCAGTGGATACATCGTCGTCTTCCTCCGTCAATCAGGGCTGGATGTTGGCCCAACAGCTAAAGCACTTGCGCAGCAACTCGTGGTCCGATTCGTTGGACGATTTTAGACTGCTAGGTGCGAACGGTGCCACGGGAGGCAGCTCATCGAGTGCCCAGTTTGGAGATATCAATCGTGGCCTCCTCGGGGACAGCAATCGTTACCTGTACGATAACTTTCGGCGCAGCTACGCAGAAATGCTCTACCGTTGGGGACTTCTCGTTCCCCGTGCTAAGGTGCTCAAGTTCCTGTCGAGCTACGTGGACACCCCGCGATGCGTGGAGTTTGTGACGGAGTGCTTGCACTGCTGTCGCGTTGGTGCACCGGCATGTGCCACTTGCAAGAAACCCGTACTATACTGCAGTCTGTGTCGGTTGCCAGTGCGCGGAGCTGCCAACGCCTGCCTGCAGTGTGGCCACGGTGGACACACCGCTCACATGCGGATTTGGTTCGAGCGGTACGATGTGTGCGCCACCGGATGCGGTTGCCAGTGCTTAAGCATCAGTTCCAAACTGTGCAATCTGTAG
- the LOC128271325 gene encoding GATOR complex protein Wdr59 isoform X3, whose amino-acid sequence MSSFSESRAGASLGGLVGVGGATGSEPLCLQRKSAWVREYRDLQANVMSVDWSGKWILLAGRRLLALQSLRDYEATDGSGVRSCDESIEACGLRIFPRLSKYEVTAAEWAICQNSQEYCAIATCQQIEVVTWRSGEPTLKHSLRAHTRMITDIDWHSKGPPLLASCSIDTFTHLWDLRDAKKPVLSLSAVCMSGASQVGFNRVSGNLVATAHDGDLRIWDQRKGSCPVQYITAHLSRIHGINWSHDHETSLSTASQDGTVKYFDINNPRRAEKIITTSCPVWRARYTPFADGLVTTSVPQQGRGDNSLLMWNNSKQDAPICALVGHTDVVLDFAWGRKEIYDPELITWSRDQTIRIWRIDEEVRKLCERYPATDDDDGLVIEEASNTVPALAGSASAGKQLAGPKSPLREKQPSVSLQHEFSLLNPNIPHIDIEVLDPTKRTATVRISVNGYVIMLQVNFPSLYPNNGIMPEFHYCQGTSLDDALSVALMKVLRTTASQRVKKGRTCLEQCLRALVTHLKKSSASNGDRHLRMQSPRLEGALSSVLHDACVPFPKTSGVRFCQVGMLVTFARPLHTKRITLKQQQNTTPRALSALSGGYLGNVMGSQPILYAHRDPSTSSFYLPDRKSSRHRGTSAKANVAAVHVYDVSKILYVSRELAESYVISTTNVAEMCRQNRAAAERCGRIDLVQCWSLAEMIAQPGTDFEPDDDMLCAQNPFAKSLLESLILHFARIHDIQTAAMLCCAFGRHCPSALELSMSSSSSSKSINQSHLLSGHRKIKVNPISSSTPSGIRFSKWIPLSHDFASGYIVVFLRQSGLDVGPTAKALAQQLVVRFVGRF is encoded by the exons ATGTCATCATTTAGCGAATCTCGTGCCGGGGCCAGTTTGGGTGGCTTAGTTGGGGTGGGCGGTGCCACGGGCAGCGAACCGCTATGTTTGCAGCGCAAAAGTGCCTGGGTTCGCGAGTACCGAGATCTTCAAGCCAATGTTATGTCCGTCGATTGGTCGGGCAAATGGATCTTGCTGGCCGGACGGCGTCTGCTGGCGCTACAATCCCTGCGTGATTACGAAGCAACCGACGGCAGCGGTGTGCGATCGTGCGATGAATCGATCGAAGCGTGCGGACTGCGCATTTTTCCGCGCCTATCGAAGTACGAAGTGACCGCGGCCGAGTGGGCCATTTGCCAGAACAGCCAGGAGTACTGTGCGATTGCGACCTGCCAGCAGATCGAGGTCGTCACGTGGCGCTCCGGTGAACCAACCCTGAAGCACTCGCTTCGAGCGCACACCCGAATGATTACGGACATTGACTGGCACTCGAAGGGGCCTCCCCTACTTGCCAGCTGCTCGATCGACACGTTCACGCATCTGTGGGACCTGCGGGATGCAAAGAAGCCTGTACTGTCGTTGAGTGCCGTCTGTATGTCCGGGGCCAGTCAGGTGGGCTTTAATCGGGTCTCGGGGAACTTGGTAGCCACCGCGCACGATGGCGACCTGCGCATCTGGGACCAACGCAAGGGCTCCTGTCCGGTGCAATACATAACGGCGCATCTTTCGCGGATACACGGCATCAACTGGAGTCACGATCACGAGACGAGTCTGTCGACCGCCAGCCAAGACGGTACAGTGAAGTACTTCGACATCAATAATCCGCGTCGGGCGGAAAAAATCATCACCACCTCGTGCCcggtgtggcgcgcgcgctacaCACCGTTCGCCGACGGGCTCGTCACGACAAGCGTTCCGCAGCAGGGTCGCGGCGATAACAGCCTTCTCATGTGGAACAACTCGAAACAGGACGCACCGATCTGCGCACTAGTCGGGCACACGGACGTGGTGCTCGATTTCGCCTGGGGCCGTAAGGAAATCTATGATCCTGAGTTGATCACCTGGTCGCGCGATCAAACAATACGCATCTGGCGCATTGATGAGGAAGTACGCAAACTGTGCGAACGTTACCCTGCaacggacgacgatgatgggcTAGTGATCGAGGAAGCAAGTAACACCGTACCCGCATTGGCAGGAAGTGCTAGTGCCGGAAAGCAACTGGCCGGTCCCAAATCTCCGCTGCGAGAGAAGCAACCGTCGGTTTCGCTGCAGCATGAGTTCTCGCTCCTTAACCCCAACATCCCACACATCGACATCGAGGTGCTGGATCCGACTAAGCGCACCGCTACCGTGCGCATCTCCGTCAACGGTTACGTGATCATGCTTCAGGTGAACTTTCCCTCGCTCTACCCAAACAATGGGATTATGCCGGAGTTTCACTACTGCCAGGGCACGTCGCTCGACGACGCGCTATCCGTGGCACTGATGAAAGTGCTCCGTACGACGGCCAGCCAACGGGTAAAGAAAGGTCGCACTTGTCTTGAGCAGTGCCTGCGTGCGCTGGTGACGCATCTAAAGAAGTCATCCGCAAGCAACGGGGACCGCCACCTGCGAATGCAATCACCTAGACTGGAGGGAGCGCTTAGCAGTGTCCTACATGATGCCTGCGTGCCCTTCCCAAAAACGTCCGGCGTACGGTTCTGTCAGGTGGGAATGCTGGTGACATTTGCGCGGCCACTTCACACGAAGCGAATCACCctaaagcaacaacaaaatacTACACCCAGAGCATTGTCGGCACTGAGTGGTGGTTACCTTGGCAACGTGATGGGATCGCAACCGATACTTTACGCACATCGCGATCCCAGCACGTCCTCGTTTTACCTTCCGGACCGG AAATCGTCTCGGCATCGCGGTACATCGGCAAAAGCGAATGTGGCGGCCGTGCACGTGTACGACGTATCGAAAATACTATACGTGAGCCGTGAGCTGGCCGAAAGCTACGTCATCTCGACGACGAACGTGGCTGAGATGTGTCGGCAAAATCGGGCCGCTGCGGAACGATGCGGTCGTATCGATCTGGTGCAGTGCTGGTCGCTGGCGGAAATGATCGCACAACCGGGAACAGACTTCGAGCCGGACGACGATATGCTGTGCGCCCAGAATCCATTCGCCAAGAGCCTGCTCGAATCGCT CATTCTTCATTTTGCGCGCATCCACGACATTCAGACGGCGGCCATGCTTTGCTGTGCCTTTGGGCGCCACTGCCCTTCAGCGCTCGAGCTTTCTATGAGCTCGAGTTCAAGCAGcaaatcgatcaatcaaagC CACTTACTTAGCGGTCATCGAAAGATAAAGGTAAATCCAATCAGCTCTTCCACCCCATCTGGTATCCGGTTTT CCAAGTGGATCCCCTTATCACACGATTTTGCCAGTGGATACATCGTCGTCTTCCTCCGTCAATCAGGGCTGGATGTTGGCCCAACAGCTAAAGCACTTGCGCAGCAACTCGTGGTCCGATTCGTTGGACGATTTTAG
- the LOC128271329 gene encoding replication protein A 32 kDa subunit, which translates to MNDSFGAGGFNATAAGGAESESKSEGVLPLVIKQILKSPDSGITMFGHHYTMITIVAIVRKVEYASTNVTYQLEDHTGRINAHYWVDDNAPNSTPTVVPNSYARVVGSVRNQDGSKVIMIFKIDQVNSPNECTTHLLEVLHARYKLEEQYKRKVELGANTNANAASNGGFMETDSVGASLGLNGKQLAVYKAIKSHVSAIGIDRKELQDKFSHINSSEMATIMDELIGEGMIYSTIDGDHFLCVDA; encoded by the exons ATGAACGATAGTT ttggtgctggtggattCAACGCAACGGCGGCCGGGGGAGCCGAGTCGGAAAGCAAATCCGAGGGAGTGCTGCCCCTCGTCATAAAACAGATTCTGAAATCGCCAGACAGTGGAATAACGATGTTCGGTCATCACTACACAATGATCACAATCGTGGCAATCGTTCGCAAAGTCGAATACGCCTCCACCAACGTAACCTATCAGTTGGAGGATCACACGG GAAGGATCAATGCCCATTACTGGGTGGACGACAATGCTCCTAACAGCACACCGACCGTCGTACCAAACTCGTACGCCAGGGTCGTAGGCTCCGTGCGCAATCAGGACGGCAGCAAGGTTATTATGATATTTAAAATTGATCAGGTCAACTCACCGAACGAATGTACGACCCATTTGCTCGAAGTGCTGCACGCACGGTACAAGTTAGAGGAACAATACAAACGCAAAGTCGAACTGGGGGCGAACACGAACGCCAATGCCGCTTCGAACGGTGGCTTCATGGAAACAGATTCGGTGGGCGCTTCGCTCGGTTTGAACGGGAAACAGTTGGCCGTATATAAGGCGATCAAAAGCCATGTGTCCGCAATCGGAATCGACCGAAAGGAGTTGCAGGACAAATTTAGCCACATCAACAGTTCGGAAATGGC AACCATCATGGATGAACTGATCGGAGAAGGAATGATATACTCAACCATTGATGGTGACCATTTCCTGTGTGTTGATGCTTAA
- the LOC128271327 gene encoding guanine nucleotide-binding protein-like 1, with amino-acid sequence MPHGRRKIAFSGKQKKQQLVAKKQAKCSTSQNVVRKLRDDESSDISEDSDMPRTFGENIEKLNMQPLKDPRSKSNRYVLQFHRETAKELRELKEEAHKPLVHQSEQEMELGDSYFRDYDFPKRPKWSYEMSKEQLDGNENRYFFKYVTLLEKTHYDDMKSLSFCELNLETWRQLWRVLELSDIVLTIVDCRFPTLMFPPSLYRYVTEELGKGMILVINKIDLVAPEVVLAWRRYFEEKYPQIQVVLFTSYPSYNLCGKQESKHGLKIRRRRGRMRMAAEGSLQIYEVCRRYVGNDVDLDSWERKILEERNAPMEVDGAEEDEKLIAESTHEEEKDFAFEEHVKFKNGVLTIGCVGYPNVGKSSLLNAVMGRKVVSVSRTPGHTKHFQTIFLTNTVRLCDCPGLVFPSATPRRLQVLMGSYPIAQLREPYASVRFIAERIDLCQLLSLKHPEGEKHSVWSATDICDAWALKRGFLTAKSGRPDTYRAANSILRMALDGKITLSLKPVGYHQQKKALADDPELARVKEIQAIVENEGKEDDDDCFSDTDTEDVAGASNDGDNEEDEDPNSTTSPPASSSSVNPFELLVGRE; translated from the exons ATGCCTCACGGAAGAAGGAAGATTGCGTTCAGTGGCAAGCAGAAAAAGCAACAATTGGTGGCCAAAAAACAGGCCAAAT GTAGCACTTCGCAAAATGTGGTACGCAAGCTGCGGGACGATGAGTCGAGTGACATCAGCGAGGACAGCGATATGCCTCGGACATTCGGGGAGAACATCGAAAAGCTTAACATGCAACCGCTGAAGGATCCACGCAGCAAAAGCAACCGATACGTGCTACAATTTCACCGCGAAACGGCCAAGGAGTTGCGCGAGCTCAAAGAGGAGGCTCACAAGCCGCTCGTTCACCAAAGTGAACAGGAAATGGAACTGGGCGACAGTTACTTCCGAGATTACGATTTCCCCAAGCGACCCAAATGGAGCTATGAGATGTCGAAAGAGCAGCTGGATGGCAACGAAAACCGATACTTTTTT AAATACGTTACGTTGCTGGAGAAAACCCATTACGACGATATGAAATCGTTAAGCTTCTGTGAGCTAAACCTGGAAACGTGGAGGCAACTGTGGCGTGTTTTGGAGCTTTCAGACATTGTGCTTACCATTGTCGATTGCCGATTTCCT ACATTGATGTTTCCTCCGTCCCTGTACCGCTACGTAACCGAAGAACTGGGCAAAGGCATGATCTTGGTGATCAATAAAATCGATTTGGTGGCTCCGGAGGTTGTGCTTGCGTGGAGGCGTTACTTTGAGGAAAAGTACCCCCAAATCCAGGTGGTGCTCTTTACCTCCTATCCGTCGTACAACCTGTGCGGCAAGCAGGAGAGCAAGCACGGGCTAAAGATTCGGCGAAGACGTGGTCGCATGCGAATGGCAGCAGAAGGTTCTCTGCAAATTTACGAAGTATGTCGCCGGTACGTAGGAAATGATGTCGATTTGGATTCCTGGGAGAGAAAAATACTAGAAGAACGCAACGCACCGATGGAGGTGGATGGCGCCGAGGAGGACGAAAAACTAATCGCCGAAAGCACGCATGAGGAGGAGAAAGATTTCGCGTTCGAAGAGCACGTAAAGTTCAAGAACGGTGTGCTGACGATCGGATGCGTCGGTTATCCGAACGTCGGCAAGTCGTCCTTGCTGAACGCGGTCATGGGTAGGAAGGTGGTCAGTGTCAGTCGGACGCCTGGCCACACAAAACACTTCCAGACAATTTTTCTCACCAACACCGTGCGGTTGTGCGACTGTCCTGGATTGGTGTTTCCTTCTGCAACGCCACGCCGTCTACAGGTGCTCATGGGCAGCTATCCGATTGCGCAGCTCCGTGAACCGTACGCTTCCGTGCGTTTTATAGCCGAGCGTATCGACCTGTGTCAGCTGCTCTCGCTGAAGCATCCCGAAGGCGAAAAGCATTCTGTGTGGTCTGCGACCGACATCTGCGATGCTTGGGCTCTCAAACGTGGCTTTCTGACCGCAAAATCGGGGCGCCCAGACACCTACCGTGCAGCAAACAGTATTCTGCGGATGGCGTTGGATGGAAAAATAACACTTTCCTTGAAACCGGTCGGATACCATCAGCAGAAAAAAGCCCTAGCTGACGATCCGGAGCTGGCGCGAGTAAAGGAGATACAGGCCATAGTCGAAAACGAAGGCAAAgaggatgacgatgattgTTTTTCCGATACCGACACGGAGGATGTTGCGGGAGCTAGTAATGATGGGGATAATGAAGAGGATGAAGATCCCAACTCGACGACTTCACCTCCGGCCAGTTCCAGTAGTGTTAATCCATTTGAATTGCTTGTCGGTCGCGAGTaa